In one window of Vagococcus intermedius DNA:
- a CDS encoding phage major capsid protein, producing MKKIQLDLQMFSEQTFNPDNVTMMKAKTGSVPTNISDSILTAVKQGSSIMKLAKQVPMTKPIEEFTYMTGVGAYWVSEAERIQTSKPTFTKAEMRAYKLAVIIPTTKENLDYSVTNFFELMRAEVSEAFSKKFDQAAFNGVDSPFVQNIMKAAKDAKNTVPETKNKYDDINNAIAFIEEEDLEPNGITTSRKQRVKYRSTKDSNGMPIFNTANSSGVDDILGLPIAYTPKATLGEDVAELVGDWDYSYYGILKGLNYEILDQATLTTIQDSEGNPVNLAERDMIALKATMTVGFMVVKDEAFALVENTKK from the coding sequence ATGAAAAAAATTCAATTAGATTTACAGATGTTTTCGGAACAAACGTTCAATCCTGATAATGTCACAATGATGAAAGCTAAAACGGGTAGTGTCCCTACTAATATTTCAGATAGCATTTTAACAGCAGTTAAACAAGGTTCTTCAATCATGAAACTAGCTAAACAAGTACCCATGACAAAACCAATTGAAGAATTCACCTATATGACAGGAGTGGGTGCTTACTGGGTATCGGAAGCAGAGCGTATTCAAACAAGCAAACCTACATTCACGAAAGCTGAAATGAGGGCGTATAAGTTAGCTGTCATTATTCCTACAACAAAAGAGAACTTGGATTATTCCGTTACTAACTTCTTTGAATTAATGAGGGCTGAGGTTTCTGAAGCATTTTCTAAAAAGTTTGATCAAGCGGCGTTTAATGGAGTTGATTCGCCATTTGTACAAAATATAATGAAAGCCGCTAAAGATGCAAAAAATACTGTACCTGAAACAAAAAATAAATACGATGACATTAATAATGCTATTGCATTTATCGAAGAAGAAGATTTAGAGCCAAACGGAATTACTACTTCACGAAAACAGCGTGTAAAATATCGCTCTACGAAAGATAGCAATGGAATGCCTATCTTCAACACAGCTAATTCAAGTGGGGTTGATGATATATTAGGATTACCTATTGCATATACACCCAAAGCAACTTTGGGAGAAGATGTGGCTGAATTAGTTGGTGATTGGGATTACTCTTATTACGGTATTTTAAAAGGTTTAAACTATGAAATTTTAGATCAGGCAACATTAACAACTATTCAAGATAGTGAAGGAAATCCAGTAAACTTAGCAGAACGCGACATGATTGCATTAAAAGCGACTATGACTGTAGGATTTATGGTTGTTAAAGATGAAGCTTTTGCATTAGTAGAAAATACAAAAAAGTAA
- a CDS encoding phage head-tail connector protein: MIDITELDKLKVRLGIIDDKQDNKLSVLLEDAEDEALGYTNRDKILPGMLGSIRELAVIKFNIDGNEGETSRTEGGVSQTFEMGIPKNIKSKLNRYRLGHMRSLK, encoded by the coding sequence ATGATAGATATAACGGAATTAGATAAGTTAAAAGTTCGTTTGGGAATCATCGATGACAAACAGGATAATAAGCTTTCTGTTCTGTTAGAAGATGCTGAAGATGAAGCACTTGGTTATACTAATAGAGATAAAATATTGCCTGGTATGCTAGGTTCAATTAGAGAACTAGCAGTCATTAAATTTAATATAGATGGAAATGAAGGAGAAACATCCCGAACTGAAGGTGGCGTGTCCCAAACTTTTGAAATGGGTATACCTAAAAATATAAAAAGCAAACTTAATAGGTATCGTTTAGGACATATGAGGTCGTTAAAATGA
- a CDS encoding HK97 gp10 family phage protein codes for MGVQISGLSNLKRKLDSLPKYMNTAVRNATYELTDSIQGEAQANLQSSIKYSSGELAGSVKTEVTTDNEGNIVGHVWSDKKQAIFREFGTGKVGQHSNKELPPGVSPIYTQTVWFFPVASTSDNLTQLYGIPTINIQGKEFYRTGGQPAHPWLYPALKNVSEYSDEVYAKHFRNELRKAIR; via the coding sequence TTGGGAGTACAAATTAGCGGTTTAAGCAATTTAAAACGGAAGCTGGATAGTTTACCTAAATACATGAATACAGCTGTTAGAAATGCAACCTATGAGTTAACAGATAGCATACAAGGTGAAGCGCAAGCCAATCTTCAATCAAGTATTAAATATAGTAGTGGTGAACTAGCTGGAAGTGTTAAAACAGAAGTTACAACTGATAATGAGGGTAATATTGTTGGGCATGTATGGTCAGATAAAAAGCAAGCAATATTTAGAGAATTCGGGACAGGGAAAGTTGGCCAACATTCTAATAAAGAGTTACCACCAGGCGTCAGTCCTATTTATACTCAAACAGTTTGGTTTTTTCCAGTTGCGAGTACGTCTGATAATCTTACGCAATTGTATGGAATACCGACTATTAATATTCAAGGAAAAGAATTTTATAGGACTGGAGGTCAACCGGCTCACCCGTGGTTATATCCAGCATTAAAAAATGTGAGTGAATATTCTGATGAGGTATACGCTAAACATTTCCGAAACGAGCTTAGAAAGGCGATTAGATGA
- a CDS encoding phage tail tube protein, with product MRYINLKQEVLKTDLQLFADEISGLLSKGTALSYKSSGDSYTAVAAVKTIPAIGSDPEKVDVTHLGSEKKSYVKGLEDSENLEFSIIYQGKNFKDIHALCKTGKETDFKITYPDGMEVTFTGTPSFKFNGAEVNSALEFSLVVVVSKGPDIKPAP from the coding sequence ATGAGATACATTAATTTAAAACAAGAAGTATTAAAAACAGATTTACAATTATTTGCAGATGAAATATCTGGCTTACTTTCTAAAGGAACAGCATTATCTTACAAAAGTTCTGGAGATAGTTATACCGCAGTTGCTGCAGTTAAAACAATTCCTGCCATTGGTAGTGATCCAGAAAAAGTTGATGTCACACACTTAGGTTCAGAAAAAAAATCATATGTTAAAGGGTTGGAAGATTCTGAAAATTTAGAATTTTCAATAATATATCAAGGAAAGAATTTTAAAGATATACACGCCCTTTGTAAAACAGGTAAAGAAACGGATTTTAAAATCACTTATCCTGATGGGATGGAAGTAACATTTACAGGGACACCGTCATTTAAGTTCAACGGAGCGGAAGTCAATAGTGCCTTAGAATTTTCACTTGTGGTAGTTGTATCAAAAGGTCCAGATATTAAACCAGCGCCCTAA
- a CDS encoding DUF6096 family protein has translation MKNKIIEFGGLELSLRLDGKSIFNIEKSLNQSIMGLMVGATGGMKIPPINEMLIVLHGANEKHGITRKDVFSAFEKYLEEGNTTLDIFQIITELLEDSGFFGKMKETTPEEEITFESQVNLDEF, from the coding sequence ATGAAAAATAAAATTATTGAATTTGGCGGATTAGAATTATCTCTACGATTGGATGGTAAATCAATTTTTAATATTGAAAAAAGCTTAAATCAATCGATTATGGGTCTTATGGTAGGAGCTACAGGAGGAATGAAGATTCCACCTATTAATGAAATGCTTATTGTTTTACATGGAGCAAATGAAAAGCATGGTATTACCAGAAAAGATGTATTTTCAGCCTTCGAAAAATACTTGGAAGAAGGGAACACGACTTTAGATATATTCCAAATTATTACTGAATTATTAGAAGACTCTGGTTTTTTCGGGAAAATGAAAGAAACTACTCCAGAAGAAGAAATAACATTCGAGAGTCAAGTGAATCTGGACGAGTTCTAA